A single region of the Pararhodospirillum photometricum DSM 122 genome encodes:
- a CDS encoding ATP-binding cassette domain-containing protein, with amino-acid sequence MAPPLLSLRDVVLGFGGRPLFRGVDVDVEPLARLSLVGRNGSGKSTLLKVMAGEVMADGGQVFIQPGITTAYLPQEPDLGPFASVRDAVAQGLPGGERTEVHRADIVLEALQLDPERSLVGLSGGEVRRAALARALVGEPEVLLLDEPTNHLDIPAIAWLEERLAAYRGALVLISHDRALLSRLTTATLWLDRGVVRRLDQGFSAFEGWRDDVLETEAQAAHKMDRLIAEETRWSREGISARRKRNQGRLARLYTLREERADQVAVTGQVKLKAATGTVSGRLVIEAEGVSKRFGERVVLNGFTTRILRGDRVGLVGPNGAGKSTLLKILTGALAPDAGTVRLGTNLSTTYLDQNRSTLDPTRTLKDTLCDMGGDMVSVLGKPRHVHSYLRDFLFEDRQAQSPVGALSGGERNRLLLAKALARESNLLILDEPTNDLDVETLDLLQDLLADFEGTVLLVSHDRDFLDRVVGSTILLDGPTTTTTTTTTRAXVLGGGTFGIVTLAGLAVIQGRRVVVAWHERRALERLTEAYRLQDHLIAARTEQLSAVNAALLEEVAKVQAVRREVEESEARVRAVLESSQDGIMMVQEGKIVLANGRLCKISGYSQHQLVELPPFGLIAPEDRGWMATLHERRLRGEVVPISYRCHLLHRDGVTRRSVDVSVVVRPWGGEGPVQVVVSFRDVTEKLVAERDLQIAGAVFDHTAEGIIVTGVDNRIVRVNPAFTAITGYSAEEVIGRDPLFLRSGRHDKGFFDQMWATLRETGRWEGEVWNRRKNGDIFVEWLHIVALPQDEENHGGYVATFTDITRRKAAEEVILHQATYDALTDLPNRRLFDDRLDVTLASAQRHGRQFALIYVDLDHFKAVNDTLGHAAGDTLLSEAARRMVGCVRGTDTVARLGGDEFAVILTDLDRFDRVDEVARRVRLAVDQPFFLSEGEARVSASLGVALYPKDGLSAADLRRAADRALYAAKAAGRNTECFAS; translated from the coding sequence ATGGCACCACCGCTTCTTTCCCTGCGCGATGTCGTTCTGGGCTTCGGCGGCCGTCCCCTGTTTCGGGGAGTGGACGTCGATGTGGAACCGCTCGCCCGCCTCTCGCTCGTTGGACGCAACGGCAGCGGCAAATCCACCCTGCTCAAGGTCATGGCCGGCGAGGTCATGGCCGATGGCGGACAGGTCTTCATCCAACCCGGCATCACCACGGCCTATCTGCCGCAAGAGCCTGATCTGGGCCCCTTCGCCAGCGTGCGCGACGCCGTGGCCCAGGGCCTGCCCGGGGGCGAGCGCACCGAAGTGCACCGCGCCGATATCGTGTTGGAGGCCTTGCAGCTCGATCCCGAGCGGTCGCTGGTGGGCTTGTCGGGCGGCGAAGTGCGCCGGGCGGCCCTGGCCCGCGCCCTGGTCGGCGAGCCCGAGGTCCTGCTGCTCGACGAGCCCACCAACCATCTCGACATCCCGGCCATCGCGTGGCTGGAAGAGCGGCTTGCCGCCTATCGGGGCGCCCTGGTGCTGATCTCCCACGACCGCGCCCTCCTCTCACGCCTGACCACCGCCACCTTGTGGCTGGACCGGGGCGTGGTACGCCGGCTCGACCAGGGGTTCAGCGCCTTCGAGGGCTGGCGCGACGACGTGCTGGAAACCGAGGCCCAGGCCGCCCACAAAATGGACCGCCTGATCGCCGAGGAAACCCGCTGGTCGCGTGAGGGCATCTCGGCGCGGCGCAAGCGCAACCAAGGGCGCCTAGCCCGCCTGTATACCTTGCGCGAGGAGAGGGCCGATCAGGTGGCCGTCACCGGTCAGGTCAAGCTCAAGGCGGCGACCGGGACCGTTTCTGGCCGGCTGGTCATTGAGGCCGAGGGGGTCAGCAAGCGCTTTGGCGAGCGGGTGGTGCTCAATGGCTTTACCACCCGCATCCTGCGCGGCGACCGGGTGGGGCTGGTCGGGCCCAACGGTGCGGGCAAGTCCACCTTGCTCAAGATCCTGACCGGCGCCCTGGCGCCCGATGCCGGCACGGTGCGGCTGGGGACCAATCTCTCCACCACCTACCTCGACCAAAACCGCTCCACCCTTGATCCCACCCGCACGCTCAAGGACACCTTGTGCGACATGGGCGGCGACATGGTCTCGGTGCTCGGCAAGCCCCGCCACGTTCACAGCTATTTGCGGGATTTCCTGTTCGAGGACCGGCAGGCCCAAAGCCCCGTTGGCGCCTTGTCGGGGGGCGAGCGCAATCGCTTGCTGCTGGCCAAAGCCCTGGCCCGAGAATCCAACCTGCTGATCCTCGACGAACCGACCAACGATCTTGATGTCGAGACCCTGGATTTGCTCCAGGACCTGCTGGCTGACTTCGAGGGGACGGTTTTGCTCGTCAGCCACGACCGTGACTTTCTCGACCGTGTGGTCGGCTCGACCATTTTGTTGGACGGGCCGACGACGACGACGACGACGACGACGACGCGCGCGNGNGTGTTGGGGGGGGGAACTTTCGGGATTGTGACCCTGGCCGGACTGGCGGTGATCCAGGGGCGGCGCGTGGTGGTTGCTTGGCACGAGCGGCGTGCCCTGGAGCGTCTGACCGAAGCCTACCGTCTGCAAGATCATCTGATCGCTGCCCGTACCGAGCAGCTTTCCGCCGTCAACGCCGCCCTTCTCGAGGAGGTGGCTAAGGTTCAGGCCGTACGGCGCGAGGTTGAAGAAAGCGAAGCGCGGGTCCGGGCTGTCCTGGAGAGCAGCCAAGACGGCATCATGATGGTCCAGGAAGGCAAGATCGTTCTGGCCAACGGGCGCTTGTGCAAAATTTCCGGCTACTCCCAGCACCAACTGGTGGAGCTGCCGCCCTTTGGCCTGATTGCGCCCGAGGACCGGGGCTGGATGGCGACGTTGCACGAACGCCGGTTGCGAGGCGAGGTTGTCCCCATCTCCTATCGCTGTCATTTGCTGCACCGCGACGGTGTGACGCGGCGCTCTGTTGATGTCAGTGTGGTGGTGCGGCCCTGGGGCGGCGAGGGACCGGTCCAGGTCGTGGTCAGCTTCCGCGATGTGACGGAAAAGCTGGTGGCCGAGCGCGATCTCCAGATCGCCGGCGCGGTGTTCGATCATACCGCCGAGGGTATTATTGTCACGGGGGTGGACAATCGCATCGTGCGAGTCAACCCTGCCTTCACCGCCATCACCGGCTATAGCGCCGAAGAGGTGATCGGCCGCGATCCCCTGTTTTTACGCTCGGGCCGGCACGACAAGGGCTTTTTCGACCAGATGTGGGCCACCCTTCGGGAGACGGGCCGCTGGGAGGGCGAGGTCTGGAACCGGCGCAAGAACGGCGATATCTTCGTCGAGTGGCTGCACATCGTCGCCTTGCCCCAAGACGAGGAGAACCACGGGGGCTACGTCGCCACCTTCACGGACATCACCCGGCGCAAGGCCGCCGAGGAAGTCATCTTGCATCAGGCCACCTACGACGCCCTGACCGACCTGCCCAATCGCCGATTGTTCGATGACCGCCTTGATGTCACCTTGGCCTCGGCCCAGCGTCACGGCCGGCAGTTCGCCTTGATCTATGTCGATCTCGATCACTTCAAGGCCGTCAACGATACCCTGGGGCACGCCGCGGGCGATACCTTGCTCTCCGAGGCCGCTCGGCGCATGGTCGGCTGCGTGCGCGGGACCGACACCGTGGCGCGTCTGGGGGGCGACGAGTTTGCCGTGATCCTGACCGATCTTGATCGCTTTGATCGGGTTGATGAGGTGGCCCGACGGGTCCGCTTGGCTGTGGATCAACCGTTTTTTCTGAGCGAGGGGGAGGCCCGGGTTTCGGCCAGCCTGGGCGTTGCCCTTTATCCCAAGGACGGCCTCTCGGCCGCCGACCTGCGCCGCGCCGCCGATCGCGCCTTGTATGCGGCCAAGGCGGCCGGCCGGAATACCGAGTGCTTTGCGTCCTGA
- a CDS encoding LacI family DNA-binding transcriptional regulator, whose amino-acid sequence MTNKKIRNMEDFALATGISRPTLSKYFNDPASVRHSTREKIERALSEFDYRPNMFAVNMNRQKSKNIGIIVPSITDPFYAEIVRQIEILSLREGYWAIVLSSHGEQTLEAKAIETALSLKLSGAIIAPLGQASDRAQIESLGRTMPLVFLDSRIGDALPFVGTDNIQSISLMVEYLCRTGEQPCFLEMPPLNSNAAGRREAYVMAMRRLGQEPRVIPVASHAWDFEQVGFEETCRQLDAGGFPTRTILCANDRLAFGVMAAAFQRGLRIGRRPEDDVRVAAHDDHPLSRYTCPPLTTVAQDYSQLARSCLDLLLEAIGDSQRSLSPRPPAPLTLLETKLIMRESA is encoded by the coding sequence ATGACCAACAAAAAAATCCGTAACATGGAGGACTTCGCCCTGGCGACGGGCATCTCTCGCCCAACCCTCTCCAAGTATTTTAACGATCCAGCCTCGGTCCGGCATTCGACCCGAGAAAAGATTGAGCGGGCGCTGAGTGAATTCGACTACCGCCCCAACATGTTTGCCGTGAATATGAACCGGCAAAAGTCGAAAAATATCGGCATTATTGTCCCCAGCATTACTGATCCGTTCTATGCCGAGATTGTGCGCCAGATCGAGATCTTGAGCTTGCGGGAAGGGTATTGGGCTATCGTCCTCAGTTCGCACGGCGAGCAAACCCTGGAAGCCAAGGCCATCGAGACGGCGCTGTCCCTCAAACTCTCAGGCGCCATCATCGCTCCCCTGGGTCAAGCCTCGGATCGGGCTCAGATCGAAAGCCTGGGCCGGACCATGCCCTTGGTCTTTCTCGATTCCCGGATCGGCGATGCCTTGCCCTTCGTGGGCACCGACAACATCCAAAGCATTTCCCTGATGGTGGAGTACCTCTGCCGAACCGGCGAACAGCCCTGCTTCCTGGAAATGCCGCCGCTCAATTCCAACGCCGCCGGGCGCCGCGAGGCCTACGTGATGGCCATGCGCCGGCTGGGCCAGGAGCCCCGGGTGATTCCGGTTGCCTCCCACGCCTGGGATTTCGAGCAGGTGGGCTTTGAGGAAACCTGCCGCCAACTGGACGCCGGCGGCTTTCCTACCCGCACCATTTTGTGTGCCAACGATCGCTTGGCCTTTGGTGTGATGGCGGCGGCGTTCCAACGGGGCTTGCGCATTGGGCGGCGGCCCGAAGACGACGTGCGGGTGGCGGCCCACGACGACCACCCCTTGAGCCGCTACACCTGTCCGCCGCTCACCACGGTGGCCCAGGACTACTCTCAACTGGCGCGCAGTTGCCTGGATCTGCTGCTTGAAGCCATTGGCGACAGCCAGCGCTCGCTATCCCCGCGGCCTCCCGCCCCCCTTACCTTGCTGGAAACCAAACTCATCATGCGCGAGTCCGCCTAA
- a CDS encoding formylglycine-generating enzyme family protein — protein MSALRFLLLVLGLVAGTAQAQAPAPVFRDCPVCPEMISVPAGTFVMGEDGPRPETRPAHPVTLDRPFALGRTEVTFDQWQACVAAGACPGGQDDHGWGRGSRPMINVTHADAQAYARWLSALTGHVYRLPLEAEWEYAARAGTTTPWWFGDTLSPGWVNCLHCVTEPWKDHASAPVASYPANPWGFFDMHGNVWEWVADCWTPDHQTPAGPGPCRDGTIRGGAWYHIKAVSQSASRARNPLPVWSYIVGFRVLREIP, from the coding sequence ATGTCTGCTCTTCGCTTCTTGTTGCTGGTCCTTGGACTGGTCGCCGGCACCGCCCAGGCGCAAGCCCCGGCCCCGGTGTTTCGCGATTGTCCGGTGTGCCCGGAGATGATCTCCGTTCCGGCCGGCACCTTCGTGATGGGCGAGGACGGCCCGCGCCCGGAGACCCGCCCGGCCCACCCGGTGACCCTGGATCGCCCCTTTGCCCTGGGCCGCACCGAAGTGACCTTCGACCAGTGGCAGGCCTGCGTGGCCGCCGGCGCCTGCCCCGGCGGCCAGGACGACCACGGCTGGGGGCGCGGATCGCGGCCCATGATCAACGTGACCCACGCCGATGCCCAAGCCTATGCCCGCTGGCTCAGTGCCCTCACCGGCCACGTTTACCGCCTGCCCTTGGAAGCCGAATGGGAATACGCGGCCCGGGCCGGAACCACGACGCCCTGGTGGTTTGGCGACACCCTGAGCCCGGGATGGGTCAACTGCCTGCACTGCGTCACCGAGCCCTGGAAGGACCATGCCAGCGCCCCGGTCGCCAGTTACCCGGCCAACCCTTGGGGGTTTTTTGACATGCACGGCAATGTTTGGGAGTGGGTCGCCGACTGCTGGACCCCGGACCATCAAACGCCGGCGGGGCCGGGTCCTTGCCGTGACGGCACCATCCGCGGGGGGGCGTGGTATCACATCAAGGCTGTGTCGCAGTCGGCGTCGCGTGCCCGAAATCCGCTCCCCGTTTGGAGCTATATTGTTGGATTTCGCGTTTTAAGAGAAATTCCTTGA
- a CDS encoding tetratricopeptide repeat protein — MGDAKGALAIWRHLKADTPADAPWAAMLDEQISVVAKNAGVDVETIAPQSALAFPAESWTPAKDAPAAMPAPAMASPEAGGLGSLRTDIGETERASIEAMVGGLKKKLETSPDDFDTWMMLARSQRVLQKHADAVESYGKALGLRPGDMEARRGMAFALIAESQAKGESEPPEALYMVMASILRDSPEDQEALFFVGLQAANKGDGAKARELWSRLLLQLPKESSLAGQIRARMEALPK, encoded by the coding sequence ATGGGCGACGCCAAGGGCGCCCTGGCCATCTGGCGTCATCTGAAAGCCGACACCCCGGCCGATGCGCCCTGGGCGGCCATGCTCGACGAACAGATCAGTGTGGTGGCCAAAAACGCCGGGGTTGACGTGGAAACCATCGCGCCGCAGTCAGCGCTGGCCTTCCCGGCCGAGAGCTGGACCCCGGCCAAGGACGCGCCGGCCGCGATGCCGGCCCCGGCGATGGCCAGCCCGGAAGCGGGCGGCCTGGGGAGCCTGCGCACCGACATCGGCGAAACCGAGCGCGCCTCGATCGAAGCGATGGTGGGGGGGCTCAAGAAAAAGCTGGAGACCAGCCCCGACGACTTCGACACCTGGATGATGCTGGCCCGCAGCCAGCGCGTCTTGCAAAAGCACGCCGACGCCGTCGAGTCCTATGGCAAGGCCCTCGGCCTGCGCCCGGGGGACATGGAAGCGCGACGTGGCATGGCGTTTGCGCTGATTGCCGAGTCCCAGGCTAAGGGCGAGAGCGAGCCGCCGGAAGCGCTGTACATGGTCATGGCGTCGATTTTGCGCGACAGCCCCGAGGACCAGGAGGCGTTGTTCTTTGTTGGTCTCCAGGCGGCCAACAAGGGCGATGGCGCCAAGGCCCGCGAGTTGTGGTCGCGGTTGCTGTTGCAGTTGCCCAAGGAGTCCTCGCTGGCCGGACAGATCCGGGCTCGGATGGAGGCGTTGCCGAAGTAA
- a CDS encoding nucleotidyltransferase family protein has protein sequence MSVVPSAAPLSRAMVLAAGLGSRLRPLTDSVPKPLVRVQGKPLIDWALDRLHEAGVEDVVVNLHHLPDLLRCHLSRRQSPRIVFSDETDQRLETGGGVRRALPLLGDQPFFVVNSDVIWLNGAQPTLRLLAEAWNPETMDALLLLHPQASAHGYEGQGDFTMDPVGRLERRQPGLLAPFIFAGVQILHPRLFENAPEGAFSLNVLYDRALSEGRLGAIAHDGKWFHVGTPQALKDTDQMLAACAAALTPH, from the coding sequence ATGAGCGTTGTTCCCTCTGCTGCCCCGTTGTCGCGCGCCATGGTTCTTGCTGCCGGATTGGGGTCGCGCCTGCGTCCGTTGACCGATAGCGTGCCCAAGCCCCTGGTGCGGGTCCAGGGCAAGCCACTCATCGACTGGGCCCTGGATCGCCTGCATGAAGCGGGCGTGGAAGATGTGGTTGTCAACCTCCACCACCTCCCTGACCTGCTGCGCTGCCATCTTTCGCGCCGCCAAAGCCCGCGCATCGTCTTTTCCGACGAAACCGACCAGCGCCTGGAAACCGGCGGCGGCGTGCGCCGCGCCCTGCCCTTGCTGGGCGACCAGCCGTTTTTCGTGGTCAACAGTGACGTGATCTGGCTCAACGGCGCCCAGCCGACCTTGCGCCTGCTGGCCGAGGCCTGGAACCCCGAGACCATGGATGCCTTGTTGCTGCTCCATCCCCAGGCCAGCGCCCATGGCTACGAGGGCCAGGGCGATTTTACCATGGACCCCGTGGGCCGGCTTGAACGCCGCCAGCCCGGCCTCCTGGCTCCTTTTATCTTTGCCGGCGTGCAGATCTTGCATCCAAGGCTGTTCGAGAATGCCCCCGAGGGAGCCTTCTCCCTCAACGTCTTGTATGATCGGGCCTTGTCGGAGGGCCGGCTGGGCGCCATTGCCCACGATGGCAAATGGTTCCACGTCGGCACCCCGCAGGCGTTGAAGGACACCGACCAGATGCTGGCGGCCTGCGCGGCGGCGTTGACCCCGCACTGA
- a CDS encoding aminoglycoside phosphotransferase family protein, with protein MTLCSDRAAARQTLLTRAGWGDALARPLAGDASFRRYERLTLASGDTAVLMDAPPPHEDTRPFVSVAEHLTALGYSAPRILAADIETGFLLLEDLGDATYTRLLAAGAPEEPLYTLAVDTLADLHARFDTPASGLAPYDASRLRAEARLFVEWTLPALGRPVSPAASAAFDALWPDLATVARAVPATLVLRDFHVDNLLRLERPGVRACGLLDFQDALWGPVTYDLMSLLEDARRDIAPDLLQKLRARYLAAHPELDPQAFLASWAVLAAQRHLKVLGIFTRLDRRDGKPTYLSHMPRLWRLLDAALAHPVLAPLASWLERHGAPAGERDVAPQSPHPAA; from the coding sequence CCAGACCCTGTTGACCCGGGCCGGCTGGGGGGATGCCTTGGCGCGTCCGCTGGCCGGAGACGCCAGCTTCCGCCGCTACGAGCGCCTAACCCTGGCCTCGGGCGACACGGCGGTGTTGATGGATGCGCCACCGCCCCACGAGGACACCCGGCCCTTCGTGTCCGTGGCCGAGCATTTGACCGCCCTGGGCTACTCGGCACCGCGCATTTTGGCTGCTGATATCGAGACCGGCTTTTTGCTGCTGGAGGACCTGGGCGACGCCACCTACACGCGGCTGCTGGCGGCCGGCGCGCCGGAAGAGCCCTTGTATACCCTGGCCGTGGACACCCTGGCCGACCTCCACGCCCGCTTCGATACCCCTGCGTCAGGGCTCGCCCCTTACGACGCGTCCCGCCTGCGGGCCGAGGCACGGCTGTTCGTCGAGTGGACCTTGCCCGCCCTCGGCCGGCCGGTCTCGCCCGCGGCCAGCGCGGCCTTCGATGCCCTGTGGCCCGATCTTGCCACCGTGGCCCGCGCGGTGCCGGCAACCTTGGTGCTGCGCGATTTTCACGTGGACAACCTGCTGCGTCTGGAGCGTCCGGGCGTGCGGGCCTGTGGGCTGTTGGACTTTCAAGACGCCTTGTGGGGGCCGGTGACCTACGATCTCATGAGCCTTCTGGAGGATGCCCGTCGCGACATCGCCCCGGATCTCCTTCAAAAGCTACGGGCGCGTTATCTGGCGGCCCATCCCGAGTTGGACCCGCAGGCCTTCTTGGCCAGTTGGGCGGTGTTGGCGGCGCAGCGCCATTTGAAAGTCCTTGGTATTTTCACCCGCCTTGACCGGCGCGATGGCAAACCCACCTATTTGAGTCACATGCCGCGCTTGTGGCGCCTGCTCGACGCAGCCCTGGCGCATCCCGTCCTGGCCCCTCTGGCGTCCTGGCTGGAGCGGCATGGGGCCCCGGCGGGAGAGCGCGACGTGGCCCCCCAGTCCCCCCATCCGGCCGCTTGA